The following proteins are encoded in a genomic region of Pseudoxanthomonas suwonensis 11-1:
- a CDS encoding DUF58 domain-containing protein — translation MNAAAQPRVEAAGEAIVPRLEELVALRREVPRTGTPGAGRIGLRGAAPSALRGRGMEYAESREYVAGDDVRRMDWRLTARTGRAHTKLFQTERERLALLVADTSPALYFGTRTRFKSVQAARAGAVATWAALQAGDRIAALRGGEPAIPPAAGMRGAMRVLEAMVRWYAKPPTDDAGLELALEHAQRLLRPGARLVVLADPQAAAGVPMQRWAALARHNEASLVLLQDPLETAPPKRALTLLAGAARLHLPLQDAQVRRQWHDTLAAPAEALARNLPGHGWQVHLLATDAPASAWLQPARPRRG, via the coding sequence ATGAACGCCGCGGCGCAGCCGCGCGTGGAGGCAGCCGGCGAGGCCATCGTGCCGCGGCTGGAGGAACTGGTCGCACTGCGCCGCGAAGTGCCGCGGACCGGCACGCCGGGTGCCGGGCGCATCGGCCTCCGCGGCGCCGCGCCTTCGGCCCTGCGTGGCCGTGGCATGGAGTACGCCGAATCGCGCGAGTACGTGGCCGGCGACGACGTACGCCGCATGGACTGGCGCCTGACCGCGCGTACCGGCCGTGCCCATACCAAGCTGTTCCAGACCGAGCGCGAGCGCCTGGCCCTGCTGGTGGCCGATACCTCGCCCGCGCTGTACTTCGGCACCCGCACGCGCTTCAAGTCGGTGCAGGCCGCACGGGCCGGAGCGGTCGCGACCTGGGCGGCGCTGCAGGCGGGCGACCGCATCGCGGCCCTGCGCGGCGGCGAGCCGGCGATCCCGCCCGCCGCCGGCATGCGCGGGGCGATGCGCGTGCTGGAGGCGATGGTGCGCTGGTATGCCAAACCGCCGACCGACGATGCCGGCCTTGAGCTGGCGCTCGAACATGCGCAGCGCCTGCTGCGTCCCGGCGCGCGCCTGGTGGTGCTGGCCGATCCGCAGGCTGCGGCCGGCGTGCCCATGCAGCGCTGGGCAGCGTTGGCACGGCACAACGAGGCCAGCCTGGTCCTGCTGCAGGACCCGCTGGAAACCGCGCCTCCGAAGCGCGCGCTGACCCTGCTGGCCGGCGCCGCGCGCCTGCACCTGCCGCTGCAGGACGCACAGGTGCGCCGGCAGTGGCACGACACCCTCGCCGCACCCGCCGAGGCGCTGGCGCGGAACCTGCCCGGCCACGGCTGGCAGGTGCACCTGCTCGCCACCGACGCGCCGGCCAGTGCCTGGCTGCAGCCGGCGCGTCCGCGCCGCGGCTGA
- a CDS encoding vWA domain-containing protein, with the protein MSAWLSQYLAGFAGFAWPWAWAALPLPLLVRLLPPRRHAVAALRVPWEGRLQGVAPVAGSGWVRLMVMALAWVLLCTAAARPQRLGEPVAPAQQARQMLLAVDLSGSMSEVDMMLGMQPVDRLTAAKAVIADFLQRRSGDRVGLLVFGQRAYMLTPLTLDLSAVREQLRDTVAGLAGRETALGDAIGLAVKRLRTQPEGQRVLVLLTDGVNTTGVLQPLKAAELAAAEQVRVYTIAFGGDGGGFSLFGVQVPVQGDEVDEATLRKVAEITGGRFFRAHDANQLAGIYAELERLEPVGVETAPVRPRLEAYAWPLGAALALALLACVPGLRRRASTVADAA; encoded by the coding sequence ATGAGTGCCTGGTTGTCCCAGTACCTGGCGGGTTTCGCCGGATTCGCCTGGCCTTGGGCCTGGGCAGCATTGCCTTTGCCGCTGCTCGTGCGCCTGCTGCCGCCGCGCCGCCATGCGGTTGCCGCCCTGCGGGTGCCATGGGAGGGTCGGCTGCAGGGCGTGGCGCCGGTCGCGGGCAGCGGCTGGGTGCGCCTGATGGTCATGGCGCTTGCGTGGGTCCTGCTGTGCACCGCCGCGGCGCGCCCGCAGCGCCTGGGTGAACCGGTCGCGCCCGCGCAGCAGGCGCGGCAGATGCTGCTGGCGGTGGACCTGTCCGGCAGCATGAGCGAAGTGGACATGATGCTGGGCATGCAGCCGGTGGACCGCCTGACCGCGGCCAAGGCGGTGATCGCCGATTTCCTGCAGCGGCGCAGTGGCGACCGCGTCGGCCTGCTGGTGTTCGGCCAGCGTGCCTACATGCTTACTCCGCTGACCCTGGACCTGTCCGCGGTGCGCGAGCAGTTGCGCGACACCGTGGCCGGTCTGGCCGGCCGCGAGACCGCGCTGGGCGACGCCATCGGCCTGGCGGTCAAGCGGCTGCGCACCCAGCCCGAGGGCCAGCGCGTGCTGGTACTGCTGACCGATGGCGTGAACACCACTGGCGTGCTGCAGCCACTCAAGGCAGCCGAGCTGGCCGCGGCCGAGCAGGTGCGGGTGTACACCATCGCCTTTGGCGGCGATGGGGGTGGGTTCTCGCTGTTCGGCGTGCAGGTGCCGGTCCAGGGCGACGAGGTCGACGAGGCCACCCTGCGCAAGGTCGCCGAGATCACTGGCGGCCGCTTCTTCCGCGCCCACGATGCCAACCAGCTGGCGGGCATCTACGCCGAACTGGAGCGGCTTGAACCTGTCGGCGTGGAGACCGCGCCGGTACGTCCGCGGCTTGAGGCCTATGCCTGGCCGCTCGGCGCTGCCCTCGCGCTGGCACTGCTGGCCTGCGTACCGGGGCTGCGTCGCCGCGCCAGTACCGTGGCGGATGCGGCATGA
- a CDS encoding DUF4381 family protein, protein MDPAQLPLRDVHLPPGPSWWPPAPGWWWLAGAVLLVVLAALLWMNWRAHRRARWIRWFMQQAATGTPEQRLAAVSALLRRAARRASPGSELLQGEEWLRFLDGPGTRAFSAGPGRLLLDGAFRPRVDVAAVEEVAALAQARFLELMEGRRGRA, encoded by the coding sequence ATGGATCCGGCCCAGCTTCCCCTGCGCGATGTCCATCTGCCTCCAGGGCCCTCCTGGTGGCCGCCAGCGCCCGGATGGTGGTGGCTGGCCGGGGCGGTGCTGCTGGTCGTGCTGGCGGCACTGCTCTGGATGAACTGGCGTGCGCACAGGCGCGCGCGCTGGATCCGCTGGTTCATGCAGCAAGCGGCCACGGGTACCCCGGAGCAGCGGCTGGCCGCGGTGTCGGCCCTGCTGCGCCGCGCCGCGCGCCGGGCCAGCCCGGGCAGCGAACTGCTGCAAGGCGAGGAGTGGCTGCGCTTCCTCGATGGGCCTGGCACACGGGCGTTCAGTGCCGGCCCCGGCCGCCTGCTGCTGGATGGCGCGTTCCGCCCGCGGGTGGACGTGGCGGCGGTGGAGGAAGTCGCCGCGCTGGCGCAGGCGCGCTTCCTCGAACTTATGGAAGGCCGGAGGGGCCGGGCATGA
- a CDS encoding AAA family ATPase: protein MDTHSPQPASAVPATDASHAAFLQLRERLAAAIVGQEALVERLLVALLADGHLLVEGAPGLAKTTAIRTLAAHLEADFARVQFTPDLLPADLTGTEVWRPQEGRFEFQPGPVFHPLLLADEINRAPAKVQSALLEAMGERQVTVGRQTYALPPLFLVMATQNPIEQEGTFPLPEAQLDRFLMHVRIGYPDAAMESEILRLARTRARNQLHEPDAPPERMPQSVVFAAREQVLDLHMAPALERYLVELVLASRDAGRYDPALARRIAWGASPRGSIALERCARARAWLAGRDYLTPEDIRAVAPDVLRHRVLPSYEALAEGWDGDRLVAALLDQVPPP from the coding sequence ATGGATACCCACAGCCCCCAGCCTGCCTCCGCCGTTCCCGCCACGGACGCCTCGCACGCCGCCTTCCTCCAGCTGCGCGAGCGCCTGGCAGCGGCCATCGTCGGCCAGGAGGCGCTGGTCGAGCGCCTGCTGGTCGCCCTGCTGGCGGATGGCCACCTGCTGGTGGAGGGCGCGCCGGGCCTGGCCAAGACCACCGCCATCCGCACCCTGGCCGCGCACCTGGAGGCGGACTTTGCCCGCGTCCAGTTCACCCCGGACCTGTTGCCGGCCGACCTCACCGGCACGGAGGTCTGGCGCCCGCAGGAGGGCCGCTTCGAGTTCCAGCCCGGGCCGGTATTCCATCCGCTGCTGCTGGCCGACGAGATCAACCGCGCTCCGGCCAAGGTGCAGTCCGCGCTGCTGGAGGCGATGGGCGAGCGCCAGGTGACGGTAGGCCGCCAGACCTATGCGTTGCCGCCGCTGTTCCTGGTCATGGCCACCCAGAACCCGATCGAGCAGGAAGGCACCTTCCCGCTGCCCGAGGCGCAGCTGGACCGGTTCCTGATGCACGTGCGCATCGGCTATCCCGACGCGGCGATGGAGAGCGAGATCCTGCGCCTGGCCCGCACCCGGGCCCGCAACCAGCTGCACGAGCCGGACGCGCCGCCGGAGCGCATGCCGCAGTCGGTGGTGTTCGCCGCGCGCGAGCAGGTGCTGGACCTGCACATGGCGCCGGCGCTCGAGCGTTACCTGGTCGAACTGGTGCTGGCCTCGCGCGACGCCGGCCGCTATGACCCGGCACTGGCGCGGCGCATCGCCTGGGGTGCCAGCCCGCGTGGCTCGATCGCGCTGGAGCGCTGCGCCCGTGCGCGTGCCTGGCTCGCCGGGCGCGACTACCTCACGCCGGAGGACATCCGGGCCGTCGCGCCCGACGTGCTGCGCCACCGCGTGCTGCCCAGCTACGAGGCGCTGGCCGAGGGCTGGGATGGCGACCGCCTGGTGGCGGCCCTGCTGGACCAGGTGCCGCCGCCATGA
- a CDS encoding pilus assembly protein PilP, with product MLVLTLAACGRGVNSTPGDAPNLRKWVADVRARPAPPLEPLPVMQQFETFEYAAQDLRDPFSDAWRNPEDGSGLRPDPNRPKQPLEQYPLDSLDMVGTIGQGSGLLALVMAPDKVTHRIRPGAYMGQNDGRVVAVHDDRVELVELVPDGAGGWLERPASIALEDQ from the coding sequence ATGCTGGTCCTCACGCTGGCCGCCTGCGGCCGCGGGGTCAACAGCACCCCCGGCGACGCGCCCAACCTCAGGAAGTGGGTCGCCGACGTGCGCGCGCGCCCGGCGCCGCCGCTGGAACCCCTGCCGGTGATGCAGCAGTTCGAGACCTTCGAATACGCGGCACAGGACCTGCGCGATCCATTCAGCGATGCGTGGAGGAACCCGGAGGACGGCTCCGGCCTGCGCCCGGATCCGAACCGTCCCAAGCAGCCGCTCGAGCAGTACCCGCTGGACAGCCTGGACATGGTCGGCACGATCGGCCAGGGCAGCGGACTGCTGGCGCTGGTGATGGCACCGGACAAGGTTACCCACCGGATCCGTCCTGGCGCCTACATGGGGCAGAACGACGGCCGCGTGGTCGCGGTTCACGACGACCGGGTCGAGCTGGTCGAGCTGGTGCCGGATGGCGCGGGTGGATGGCTGGAGCGTCCGGCCTCGATCGCGCTCGAAGATCAATGA
- a CDS encoding type 4a pilus biogenesis protein PilO gives MSQKKKIKISELDFNNIGSWPQQAKIVFCVLLAALIMTVAWFALISGKRDELVRLEGDEVKLRAAFEEEQGKAANLEPLRQQLAQMEQVLQQMLRQLPSKTEMPDLIVDISQTALSSGLSNDLFKPMGEIPREFYAEKPIQLRMVGNYHQFGAFVSGVASLPRVVILTMHDISLKPKDRGGITRAGALELSGTVKTYRYLDENEMPRVEPAAKGGKKKAKKKGAK, from the coding sequence ATGAGCCAGAAAAAGAAGATCAAGATCAGCGAGCTGGATTTCAACAACATCGGTTCTTGGCCGCAGCAGGCCAAGATCGTCTTCTGCGTGCTGCTGGCCGCGCTGATCATGACCGTGGCCTGGTTCGCGCTGATCAGCGGCAAGCGCGACGAGCTGGTCCGGCTCGAGGGCGACGAGGTCAAGCTGCGCGCCGCGTTCGAGGAAGAGCAGGGCAAGGCCGCCAACCTCGAGCCGCTGCGCCAGCAGCTGGCGCAGATGGAACAGGTCCTGCAGCAGATGCTGCGCCAGCTGCCCAGCAAGACCGAGATGCCCGACCTGATCGTCGACATCTCCCAGACCGCACTGTCCAGCGGCCTGTCCAACGACCTGTTCAAGCCGATGGGCGAGATCCCGCGCGAGTTCTACGCCGAGAAGCCAATCCAGCTGCGCATGGTGGGCAACTACCACCAGTTCGGCGCCTTCGTCAGCGGCGTGGCCTCGCTGCCGCGCGTGGTGATCCTCACCATGCACGACATCTCGCTCAAGCCCAAGGACCGCGGTGGCATCACCCGCGCCGGCGCCCTGGAGCTGTCCGGCACGGTCAAGACCTACCGTTACCTCGACGAGAACGAGATGCCACGGGTCGAGCCGGCCGCCAAGGGTGGCAAGAAGAAGGCGAAGAAGAAGGGGGCGAAATAA
- a CDS encoding type IV pilus secretin PilQ: MTFSNNRSLCKPRHPATFRACALGLALALATSTGFAATQAASAQPSASAVGTAAKASVSHIDFKRGDGGAGRLVLRFEGEGVAPDLRTQDGSVVVDVANAMLPANLQRPLNVTDFATPVQRIDARPYGGGTQLVLATRGEYESLAYQTGNEYVVEISPRAGTPAVGAVNSSNLAAAQAKVATRPYSGRPVTFNFQDVPVRTVLQLIAEESNLNIVASDTVQGNVTLRLVQVPWDQALDIVLRAKGLDKRRDGNVVWVAPQPELASFEKAREDARIELENRVDLVTDYIQVNYHSAGAIFKALTEAKGVGGSSGSQGNENGFLSPRGRIVADERTNTLMISDIPKKVAQMRELIGVIDRPVDQVLIESRIVIASDSFARDLGARFGIQGRRSGNNTAAIGGSLNQTGSIVNGGVGVPGGLNVNLPATAENAGALAYTLLGANFALDLELSALQQEGRGEVLSNPRVVTSNQREAVIRQGREVGYVTLTGGGNQAFATPNVQFKEVVLELKVTPTITSDDRVFMAVNVLKDEVLQYIDTSIGQVPEIATREINTAVLVDDGQTVVIGGVYEFTDSNSVSKVPFLGDVPFLGNLFKKKSRLKEKAELLIFLTPKVMRVEKRA; this comes from the coding sequence ATGACCTTTTCCAACAACCGGAGTCTGTGCAAGCCGCGGCACCCGGCGACCTTCCGGGCCTGCGCGCTGGGGCTGGCCCTCGCTCTGGCCACCTCCACCGGCTTTGCTGCCACCCAGGCGGCTTCCGCGCAGCCTTCCGCTTCCGCCGTGGGGACGGCGGCGAAGGCCAGCGTCTCCCACATCGACTTCAAGCGCGGGGACGGCGGCGCCGGTCGCCTGGTCCTGCGCTTCGAAGGCGAGGGCGTGGCTCCCGACCTGCGTACCCAGGACGGCAGCGTCGTGGTCGACGTGGCCAACGCGATGCTGCCGGCCAACCTGCAGCGTCCGCTGAACGTCACCGACTTCGCCACCCCCGTGCAGCGGATCGATGCCCGCCCGTACGGCGGCGGCACCCAGCTGGTGCTTGCCACCCGCGGCGAGTACGAGTCGCTGGCCTACCAGACCGGCAACGAGTACGTGGTCGAGATCTCGCCGCGTGCCGGGACTCCGGCGGTCGGCGCGGTCAACAGCTCCAACTTGGCCGCGGCCCAGGCCAAGGTCGCCACCCGTCCGTACTCGGGCCGCCCGGTGACCTTCAACTTCCAGGACGTGCCGGTGCGCACCGTCCTGCAGCTGATCGCCGAGGAGTCCAACCTCAACATCGTGGCCTCGGACACGGTGCAGGGCAACGTGACCCTGCGCCTGGTCCAGGTGCCCTGGGACCAGGCGCTGGACATCGTCCTGCGCGCCAAGGGCCTGGACAAGCGTCGCGACGGCAACGTCGTTTGGGTCGCCCCGCAGCCGGAGCTCGCTTCGTTCGAGAAGGCCCGCGAGGACGCCCGCATCGAGCTGGAGAACCGCGTCGACCTGGTCACCGACTACATCCAGGTGAACTACCACTCGGCTGGCGCGATCTTCAAGGCGCTGACCGAGGCCAAGGGCGTAGGCGGCAGCTCAGGCAGCCAGGGCAATGAGAACGGCTTCCTCTCGCCGCGCGGCCGCATCGTTGCCGACGAGCGCACCAACACCCTGATGATCAGTGACATCCCGAAGAAGGTCGCGCAGATGCGCGAACTGATCGGCGTGATCGACCGTCCGGTCGACCAGGTCCTGATCGAGAGCCGCATCGTGATCGCCAGCGACTCGTTCGCCCGCGACCTCGGCGCGCGCTTCGGCATCCAGGGTCGTCGCAGCGGCAACAACACCGCGGCGATCGGTGGTTCGCTCAACCAGACTGGTTCCATCGTCAACGGTGGCGTCGGCGTCCCGGGTGGCCTGAACGTGAACCTGCCTGCCACCGCCGAGAACGCCGGCGCGCTTGCCTATACCCTGCTTGGTGCCAACTTCGCGCTCGACCTCGAGCTGAGCGCGCTGCAGCAGGAAGGCCGTGGCGAGGTGCTGTCCAACCCGCGCGTGGTGACCTCCAACCAGCGCGAGGCGGTCATCCGCCAGGGCCGCGAGGTCGGTTACGTCACCCTGACCGGCGGCGGCAACCAGGCCTTCGCCACCCCGAACGTGCAGTTCAAGGAAGTGGTGCTGGAGCTGAAGGTCACCCCGACCATCACCAGCGACGACCGCGTGTTCATGGCCGTCAACGTGCTGAAGGACGAGGTCCTGCAGTACATCGATACCTCGATCGGCCAGGTGCCGGAGATCGCCACCCGCGAGATCAATACTGCCGTTCTGGTGGACGATGGCCAGACCGTGGTGATCGGCGGCGTCTACGAGTTCACCGACAGCAACAGCGTCTCCAAGGTGCCATTCCTGGGCGACGTGCCCTTCCTCGGCAACCTCTTCAAGAAGAAGAGCCGCCTGAAGGAGAAGGCCGAGCTGCTGATCTTCCTGACCCCGAAGGTCATGCGGGTCGAGAAGCGCGCCTGA